GCTGTTTCTAGGGCTGCTAGGAAGTCCTCGTATTTGCGTCCTTCGAGGAAATCGTAGTCAATCGATATAGGATGATGCCTTGAAGAACTGCGTTGCGTGTAGCGTACCTGACGTTTTAGGTCGATGTTTGAAATCCCGGGAATCTGGTGCTCACGAATGTATCTATATGCAGTAGAGGCGGATATATTAAGGTCGTTGGTATGGATGATTGTATCGATGGATTGCTTTTTAGGAATATTATTTTGAAATGCCTCCACGATAGATTTCATTTCTGCTTCGCTCTTGCGAGGTCCGGACCTCCATTCTAATTTGTCTTGCGTATATTTATCCTGTGCTATTCGTGCGATGTAGAAGTACTTGGGAAGATGACATTTATGTATGTCAGGACAACCTGAACAGACATAAGGGAATCGCTCTATTCTCTCGCAAACGGGATATGAGACGAAGTCATCACATAGCTCGTTGCAGTCCTTATGCTTACAAGACTTACAATCACCGCTTATGCAATATGTGCATAAGCGATGTTTCTTACAAGAATCTTGCCGTCCACATTTGTTCGTCTTATTCGAGTGGACACGTACGACCCTGTGTGCTCTGATTTCTTCACGTACGCATTTCTGTGAATGATTGATAGAGAGTGCTATCTGTTTGAGTTTGATGTCGGAATGATTCAATAGAACTTCTATAGATTTACGTTCTTCTAAAGATAGATGTTTATAACCGCTGGCAACCATATGATTGCCTCCTTTCTTGAACTGCCAGCACCATCTCTAAAGACATCATATTAAAAAAGGGAACCTTCACCAATAATAAAATCAAAAGAGGAACTTTCAAAAATAATTGAGGTAATAAACAAAAAGGTAGTGTGTTTCAGGAGGCGATGAATATGCTTAGATACACAAAGAATAAATATAAAAGAGAATCGGTTTTTGCAAAATTAATTGATAAAAAAGTGAGTGGGTATTTTGCTGTTCCAGGGAAAATTCCAACTCCAGAGGATTTATATGAATTGGTTTTTATGACAGAAAAAGGAGAAAAGAATTTTGAAGTAAGTGTGTTTATCTATAATGTTGTAAATATTGGTATGGAAGGGACGCTAGTGTTCCAAGGATATCAATTGATATCTTTTGGTGATTGGATAAAAGAGTTTGGTGAGTAACAGGATTTTTTTAATCACAATATATTTTCTAAAATCA
This genomic window from Solobacterium moorei contains:
- a CDS encoding IS30 family transposase, with translation MVASGYKHLSLEERKSIEVLLNHSDIKLKQIALSINHSQKCVREEIRAHRVVRVHSNKTNKCGRQDSCKKHRLCTYCISGDCKSCKHKDCNELCDDFVSYPVCERIERFPYVCSGCPDIHKCHLPKYFYIARIAQDKYTQDKLEWRSGPRKSEAEMKSIVEAFQNNIPKKQSIDTIIHTNDLNISASTAYRYIREHQIPGISNIDLKRQVRYTQRSSSRHHPISIDYDFLEGRKYEDFLAALETAGPDVNVWEMDTIIGKKGSDEKCVLSLLHRRSNLQLYFLLRHKNMFEVTYLFDTIKSFLGIDLFKDTFTIILTDNGTEFHDPLSLETDPETGEKLISIYFARPRRSDDKGKCEKNHEHFREKVPKGCSMNSLTKYDINFVSNQVNNYVRRKLNYQSPYSIAKLVLNEKVLELNRLHPISPKAVDLTPILH